In Ochotona princeps isolate mOchPri1 chromosome 33, mOchPri1.hap1, whole genome shotgun sequence, one DNA window encodes the following:
- the GNA15 gene encoding guanine nucleotide-binding protein subunit alpha-15 isoform X2, which yields MAHTLSWRCCWCLTEEEKAAARVDQEINKLLLEHKRQVRGELKLLLLGPGESGKSTFIKQMRIIHGAGYSEEERKAFRPLVYQNIFVSVQALLDAMGRLHIPFSRAESQHARLVMSQDPYKVTVFEKCLATAMQSLWRDAGVRACYERRREFHLLDSAMYYLSHLERIAEESYVPTAQDVLRSRLPTTGINEYCFSVNKTNLRIVDVGGQKSERKKWIHCFENVIALIYLASLSEYDQCLEENDQENRMKESLALFGTILELPWFQSTSVILFLNKTDILQDKIATSHLATYFPSFRGPKQDVEAAKRFILDMYTSMYVGCAAGPRSRRLFSHYTCATDTQNIRTVFKDVRDSVLARYLDEINLL from the exons ATGGCCCACACCCTGAGCTGGCGTTGCTGCTGGTGCCTGACCGAGGAAGAGAAGGCGGCGGCCCGCGTGGACCAGGAGATCAACAAGTTGTTGTTGGAGCACAAGAGGCAGGTGCGCGGCGAGCTGAAGCTGCTGCTGTTGG GGCCCGGCGAGAGCGGCAAGAGCACCTTCATCAAGCAGATGCGCATCATCCACGGCGCCGGCTACTCGGAGGAGGAGCGCAAGGCCTTCCGGCCACTCGTCTACCAAAACATCTTCGTGTCGGTGCAGGCCCTGCTGGACGCCATGGGGCGGCTGCACATCCCGTTCAGCCGGGCCGAGAGCCAG CACGCCAGGCTGGTCATGAGCCAGGACCCCTACAAAGTGACCGTCTTCGAGAAGTGCCTGGCCACGGCCATGCAGAGCCTGTGGCGCGACGCCGGTGTGCGGGCCTGCTATGAGCGCCGACGCGAGTTCCACCTGCTTGACTCGGCCATGTA CTACCTGTCACACCTGGAGCGCATAGCGGAGGAGAGCTACGTGCCCACGGCACAGGACGTGCTGCGCAGCCGCCTGCCCACCACGGGCATCAATGAGTACTGCTTCTCAGTGAACAAGACCAACCTGCG GATCGTGGACGTGGGAGGCCAGAAGTCGGAGCGCAAGAAGTGGATCCACTGCTTTGAGAACGTGATCGCCCTCATCTACCTGGCCTCGCTGAGCGAGTACGACCAGTGCCTGGAGGAGAACGACCAGGAG AACCGCATGAAGGAGAGCCTGGCCCTGTTTGGCACCATCCTGGAGCTGCCGTGGTTCCAGAGCACCTCCGTCATCCTGTTCCTCAACAAGACAGACATCCTGCAGGACAAGATCGCCACCTCCCACCTGGCCACCTACTTCCCCAGCTTCCGAG GCCCCAAGCAAGACGTGGAGGCCGCCAAGAGGTTTATCCTGGACATGTACACCAGCATGTACGTGGGCTGTGCCGCCGGCCCGCGCTCACGCCGCCTGTTCAGCCACTACACGTGTGCCACGGACACGCAGAATATCCGTACGGTGTTCAAGGACGTGCGTGACTCTGTGCTGGCGCGCTACCTGGACGAAATCAACCTGCTGTGA
- the GNA15 gene encoding guanine nucleotide-binding protein subunit alpha-15 isoform X1 produces MAHTLSWRCCWCLTEEEKAAARVDQEINKLLLEHKRQVRGELKLLLLGPGESGKSTFIKQMRIIHGAGYSEEERKAFRPLVYQNIFVSVQALLDAMGRLHIPFSRAESQQHARLVMSQDPYKVTVFEKCLATAMQSLWRDAGVRACYERRREFHLLDSAMYYLSHLERIAEESYVPTAQDVLRSRLPTTGINEYCFSVNKTNLRIVDVGGQKSERKKWIHCFENVIALIYLASLSEYDQCLEENDQENRMKESLALFGTILELPWFQSTSVILFLNKTDILQDKIATSHLATYFPSFRGPKQDVEAAKRFILDMYTSMYVGCAAGPRSRRLFSHYTCATDTQNIRTVFKDVRDSVLARYLDEINLL; encoded by the exons ATGGCCCACACCCTGAGCTGGCGTTGCTGCTGGTGCCTGACCGAGGAAGAGAAGGCGGCGGCCCGCGTGGACCAGGAGATCAACAAGTTGTTGTTGGAGCACAAGAGGCAGGTGCGCGGCGAGCTGAAGCTGCTGCTGTTGG GGCCCGGCGAGAGCGGCAAGAGCACCTTCATCAAGCAGATGCGCATCATCCACGGCGCCGGCTACTCGGAGGAGGAGCGCAAGGCCTTCCGGCCACTCGTCTACCAAAACATCTTCGTGTCGGTGCAGGCCCTGCTGGACGCCATGGGGCGGCTGCACATCCCGTTCAGCCGGGCCGAGAGCCAG CAGCACGCCAGGCTGGTCATGAGCCAGGACCCCTACAAAGTGACCGTCTTCGAGAAGTGCCTGGCCACGGCCATGCAGAGCCTGTGGCGCGACGCCGGTGTGCGGGCCTGCTATGAGCGCCGACGCGAGTTCCACCTGCTTGACTCGGCCATGTA CTACCTGTCACACCTGGAGCGCATAGCGGAGGAGAGCTACGTGCCCACGGCACAGGACGTGCTGCGCAGCCGCCTGCCCACCACGGGCATCAATGAGTACTGCTTCTCAGTGAACAAGACCAACCTGCG GATCGTGGACGTGGGAGGCCAGAAGTCGGAGCGCAAGAAGTGGATCCACTGCTTTGAGAACGTGATCGCCCTCATCTACCTGGCCTCGCTGAGCGAGTACGACCAGTGCCTGGAGGAGAACGACCAGGAG AACCGCATGAAGGAGAGCCTGGCCCTGTTTGGCACCATCCTGGAGCTGCCGTGGTTCCAGAGCACCTCCGTCATCCTGTTCCTCAACAAGACAGACATCCTGCAGGACAAGATCGCCACCTCCCACCTGGCCACCTACTTCCCCAGCTTCCGAG GCCCCAAGCAAGACGTGGAGGCCGCCAAGAGGTTTATCCTGGACATGTACACCAGCATGTACGTGGGCTGTGCCGCCGGCCCGCGCTCACGCCGCCTGTTCAGCCACTACACGTGTGCCACGGACACGCAGAATATCCGTACGGTGTTCAAGGACGTGCGTGACTCTGTGCTGGCGCGCTACCTGGACGAAATCAACCTGCTGTGA
- the NCLN gene encoding BOS complex subunit NCLN isoform X1, with amino-acid sequence MLEEAGEVLENVLRASCLPLGFIVFLPAVLLLVAPPLPAADAAHEFTVYRMQQYDLQGQPYGTRNAVLNTEARTVDAAVLSRRCVLMRLLDFSYERYQKALRQSAGAVVIILPRAMAAVPQDVVRQFMAVEPEMLAMETVVPVYFAVEDDALLSIYEQTQAASASQGSASAAEVLLHTATANGFQMVTSGLQSKALSDWLITSVEGRLTGLGGDDLPTIVLVAHYDAFGVAPWLSLGADSNGSGVSVLLELARLFSRLYTYKRTHAAYNLLFFASGGGKFNYQGTKRWLEDNLDHTDSSLLQDNVAFVLCLDTLGRGSSLHLHVSKPPREGTLQHAFLRELQTVAAHQFPEVRFSMVHKKINLADEVLAWEHERFAIRRLPAFTLSHLESHRDGQRSSIMDLRSRVDSKTLTRNTRIVAEALTRVIYNLTEKGTPPDMPVFTEQMQVQREQLDSVMDWLTSQPRAAQLLDKDGTFLSTLGHYLGRYLKDVKQHHVKADKRDPEFVFYDQLKQVMNAYRVKPAIFDLLLAVCISAYLGLAYTAVQHFDLLYKSVQRLLVKSKAQ; translated from the exons ATGCTGGAGGAAGCGGGTGAGGTGCTGGAGAACGTGCTCCGGGCGTCGTGTCTGCCGCTCGGCTTCATCGTCTTCCTGCCAGCCGTGCTGCTGCTTGTGGCACCGCCGCTGCCCGCGGCCGACGCGGCGCACGAGTTCACCGTGTACCGCATGCAGCAGTACGACCTGCAGGGCCAGCCGTACG GCACGAGGAACGCCGTGCTCAACACCGAGGCGCGCACCGTGGACGCGGCCGTGCTGAGCCGCCGCTGCGTCCTCATGCGCCTGCTGGACTTCTCGTACGAGCGCTACCAGAAGGCGCTGCGGCAGTCGGCGGGCGCCGTGGTCATCATCCTGCCGCGCGCCATGGCGGCCGTGCCGCAGGACGTGGTGCGg CAATTCATGGCGGTGGAGCCCGAGATGCTGGCCATGGAGACCGTGGTGCCCGTGTACTTCGCCGTGGAGGACGATGCCCTGCTGTCCATCTATGAGCAGACGCAGGCCGCCTCCGCGTCCCAGGGCTCGGCCTCGGCCGCGGAAG TGCTGCTGCACACGGCCACGGCCAACGGCTTCCAGATGGTCACGAGTGGGCTGCAGAGCAAGGCCCTGAGTGACTGGCTCATCACCAGCGTGGAG GGCCGGCTGACAGGCCTGGGTGGAGACGACCTGCCGACCATCGTCCTGGTGGCACACTACGACGCCTTTGGAGTGGCCCCC TGGCTGTCGCTCGGCGCAGACTCCAACGGGAGCGGCGTTTCGGTGCTGCTGGAGCTGGCGCGCCTCTTCTCCCGCCTCTACACCTACAAGCGCACGCACGCCGC GTACAACCTGCTGTTCTTTGCTTCCGGAGGGGGCAAGTTTAACTACCAGGGCACCAAGCGCTGGCTGGAGGACAACCTGGACCACACGG ACTCCAGCCTGCTGCAGGACAACGTGGCCTTCGTGCTGTGCCTGGACACGCTGGGCCGCGGCAGCAGCCTGCACCTGCACGTGTCCAAGCCGCCGCGGGAGGGGACGCTGCAGCACGCCTTCCTGCGGGAGCTGCAGACG GTGGCCGCCCACCAGTTCCCCGAGGTGCGCTTCTCCATGGTGCACAAGAAGATCAACCTGGCGGACGAGGTGCTGGCCTGGGAGCACGAGCGCTTCGCCATCCGCCGCCTGCCGGCCTTCACGCTGTCCCACCTGGAGAGCCACCGCGACGGGCAGCGCAGCAGCATCATGGACCTGCG GTCCCGGGTTGACTCCAAGACCCTGACGCGCAACACGCGCATCGTGGCTGAGGCCCTGACCCGTGTCATCTACAACCTGACGGAGAAG GGCACACCCCCTGACATGCCTGTATTCACGGAGCAGATG CAGGTGCAGCGGGAGCAGCTGGACTCGGTCATGGACTGGCTCACCAGTCAGCCGCGGGCCGCCCAGCTGCTGGACAAGGACGGCACGTTCCTCAGCACGCTGGGCCACTACCTGGGCCGCTACCTGAAGGACGTGAAGCAGCACCACGTGAAGGCTGACAAGCG GGACCCCGAGTTCGTCTTCTACGACCAGCTGAAGCAGGTGATGAACGCGTACAG GGTCAAACCGGCCATCTTCGACCTGCTGCTGGCTGTCTGCATTAGCGCCTACCTCGGGCTGGCCTACACGGCGGTCCAG CACTTCGACCTCTTGTACAAGTCGGTGCAGCGGCTGCTGGTGAAGTCGAAGGCTCAGTGA
- the NCLN gene encoding BOS complex subunit NCLN isoform X2, whose protein sequence is MLEEAGEVLENVLRASCLPLGFIVFLPAVLLLVAPPLPAADAAHEFTVYRMQQYDLQGQPYGTRNAVLNTEARTVDAAVLSRRCVLMRLLDFSYERYQKALRQSAGAVVIILPRAMAAVPQDVQFMAVEPEMLAMETVVPVYFAVEDDALLSIYEQTQAASASQGSASAAEVLLHTATANGFQMVTSGLQSKALSDWLITSVEGRLTGLGGDDLPTIVLVAHYDAFGVAPWLSLGADSNGSGVSVLLELARLFSRLYTYKRTHAAYNLLFFASGGGKFNYQGTKRWLEDNLDHTDSSLLQDNVAFVLCLDTLGRGSSLHLHVSKPPREGTLQHAFLRELQTVAAHQFPEVRFSMVHKKINLADEVLAWEHERFAIRRLPAFTLSHLESHRDGQRSSIMDLRSRVDSKTLTRNTRIVAEALTRVIYNLTEKGTPPDMPVFTEQMQVQREQLDSVMDWLTSQPRAAQLLDKDGTFLSTLGHYLGRYLKDVKQHHVKADKRDPEFVFYDQLKQVMNAYRVKPAIFDLLLAVCISAYLGLAYTAVQHFDLLYKSVQRLLVKSKAQ, encoded by the exons ATGCTGGAGGAAGCGGGTGAGGTGCTGGAGAACGTGCTCCGGGCGTCGTGTCTGCCGCTCGGCTTCATCGTCTTCCTGCCAGCCGTGCTGCTGCTTGTGGCACCGCCGCTGCCCGCGGCCGACGCGGCGCACGAGTTCACCGTGTACCGCATGCAGCAGTACGACCTGCAGGGCCAGCCGTACG GCACGAGGAACGCCGTGCTCAACACCGAGGCGCGCACCGTGGACGCGGCCGTGCTGAGCCGCCGCTGCGTCCTCATGCGCCTGCTGGACTTCTCGTACGAGCGCTACCAGAAGGCGCTGCGGCAGTCGGCGGGCGCCGTGGTCATCATCCTGCCGCGCGCCATGGCGGCCGTGCCGCAGGACGTG CAATTCATGGCGGTGGAGCCCGAGATGCTGGCCATGGAGACCGTGGTGCCCGTGTACTTCGCCGTGGAGGACGATGCCCTGCTGTCCATCTATGAGCAGACGCAGGCCGCCTCCGCGTCCCAGGGCTCGGCCTCGGCCGCGGAAG TGCTGCTGCACACGGCCACGGCCAACGGCTTCCAGATGGTCACGAGTGGGCTGCAGAGCAAGGCCCTGAGTGACTGGCTCATCACCAGCGTGGAG GGCCGGCTGACAGGCCTGGGTGGAGACGACCTGCCGACCATCGTCCTGGTGGCACACTACGACGCCTTTGGAGTGGCCCCC TGGCTGTCGCTCGGCGCAGACTCCAACGGGAGCGGCGTTTCGGTGCTGCTGGAGCTGGCGCGCCTCTTCTCCCGCCTCTACACCTACAAGCGCACGCACGCCGC GTACAACCTGCTGTTCTTTGCTTCCGGAGGGGGCAAGTTTAACTACCAGGGCACCAAGCGCTGGCTGGAGGACAACCTGGACCACACGG ACTCCAGCCTGCTGCAGGACAACGTGGCCTTCGTGCTGTGCCTGGACACGCTGGGCCGCGGCAGCAGCCTGCACCTGCACGTGTCCAAGCCGCCGCGGGAGGGGACGCTGCAGCACGCCTTCCTGCGGGAGCTGCAGACG GTGGCCGCCCACCAGTTCCCCGAGGTGCGCTTCTCCATGGTGCACAAGAAGATCAACCTGGCGGACGAGGTGCTGGCCTGGGAGCACGAGCGCTTCGCCATCCGCCGCCTGCCGGCCTTCACGCTGTCCCACCTGGAGAGCCACCGCGACGGGCAGCGCAGCAGCATCATGGACCTGCG GTCCCGGGTTGACTCCAAGACCCTGACGCGCAACACGCGCATCGTGGCTGAGGCCCTGACCCGTGTCATCTACAACCTGACGGAGAAG GGCACACCCCCTGACATGCCTGTATTCACGGAGCAGATG CAGGTGCAGCGGGAGCAGCTGGACTCGGTCATGGACTGGCTCACCAGTCAGCCGCGGGCCGCCCAGCTGCTGGACAAGGACGGCACGTTCCTCAGCACGCTGGGCCACTACCTGGGCCGCTACCTGAAGGACGTGAAGCAGCACCACGTGAAGGCTGACAAGCG GGACCCCGAGTTCGTCTTCTACGACCAGCTGAAGCAGGTGATGAACGCGTACAG GGTCAAACCGGCCATCTTCGACCTGCTGCTGGCTGTCTGCATTAGCGCCTACCTCGGGCTGGCCTACACGGCGGTCCAG CACTTCGACCTCTTGTACAAGTCGGTGCAGCGGCTGCTGGTGAAGTCGAAGGCTCAGTGA